TCGGAAACTGTTCTTCCAACTGGAGTAATCGCCAGAACTGGGGTACCGCACCAAGGGTAATTACAATGTCCACCCGAGCTTGTTTTTTGGCATTGACCTGGGTGGACTATCTTTCCAGACGCACTTAATTGAGGTAAATTCTTGCTCGATAAACCTTTTTGTCTCATAATTGTCAACATTTTTGTCTGTCTTTGAACTTGATACCATAATTTCATATCTTCCCATGCGTGTTCAAGTTGAGAAGGATGAGAAGCAACATAAAGGAATATAGAGTTCCCAAGATCTTCCATTGGGGATGCAACGTAATATGGAATTTCGCCATCGCTCAAAACTTCCTCAATCTGATACCCTTTTTGCCAATTTGAATCCTCCAGCCATACAACCGACCCAACTTCTAGTCTTTTTAGACTCTCAGGCTCCACTAATTGAATCGAATCTTCCTGTACTTCAACAATTTCAGTAGAAATGGCATTATGCTGAAATTGGAATAAACCAGTTCCATTCTCCGGGGTATTATCCACCAACTGTTTTTCCAATCTTCTTTCTTGGATTCGAGAACCATGTTCTGCAGCTAAGTCATCGATAGAGTGTTTAGATGATCCAACATATTGCGTTATGCAATGAAAAGTTGCGAAAAGGACTTGCAGAGCGCCTATATCGCCCCAATTAGCATTCCCAAGCTTGTTCCAAATTTTATCGAAAGGTGAGATTGCAATTTTCGCGTAGTTTTTAATCCACTCGGAAGCACTTTCATAGACATTATTCAAATCGCAGTCCAATTTGCTCATGTCTCCTTCGATTTTTACAACAGAGACATATTGAGAATCAATGAGAAGAACAAAAACGGAATTTGAATTGTGACTATTTGATTGGCTGAGGCTTCTCGCTAATAAAATTCGAAAAGCAAAGAATAGGGCTTCACCGATTAAGGATAAAGAAGGTTTGGTATCATCCTTAACAGCAATAGTACCAGAATCAGGTCTCAGCAGTGCTATTTCAACGATATCGTCCCATTTTCCACGTCGATGCCTTGAATTATTTTGCATTATAGCCGTTGCAGAAAGACCTCCAAGCTTTCCATTAGCAATTGCTTTTTCAGCTTGGTAAAATCTCAGGTTAGGGTTGTATAGACACGTAACATAAAATGGCATGGGTTCATCTTGATTCCAAAATGACTCCCACAAACCCTTTACACTAGCATGTAAAAAGTCTTCAACTGCGAGAAAAGCTGCCGCTTCTACAGCACCTGATGTTGAAGCATAAACTGCACTTGGCATTCTAATAAGTTGCTGAAACAAAATTCCTTCTAATGCATAATCAAACTTCTGAAGGTCTATCAACTCAAAAGGGGCATCAAAAGTGGGTGTTCCATACCCTGTTCGCTCTTCTATTTCCTCAAACCAATCCCCAAGGTTCTTTATAAGCATTTCACTGTCAATAAATCTCCGGAAGAATTCCTTGCCAGTATGAGTCATACCGGCAGATGAAAGAGCGGTTAAagtctataattttttttgtcaccAGACTCTACTCACTCCTGATCTGGGGATTCTCCTGCCAAAATAGacatgattttcaaaattttctacaATTTGGAATATGACTAAGATGTTTGTGACAAATGCAATCATCAATGTTAGTATATTTCAAACATAAACATCTTCTTACTTTAAGCAAAAGAAAGCAAACAAGCACATAGTAAACATCAGCCAAAATAAGGCTTCTACTATTGCTGAAGTACAAAGGATGGTAATCATCGACTATGCATGAAGAGATAGATACCTACCTGATTTCCTAAATGTGGAATAAATTGCTATAAACCATGGAAACCATGCAAAAACGATACACATGTACACTAAACACACAAAATAAAGGCTTCCAGGTTGATCTAATAAATCAAAAGCCTATCAAATGTTAGCCTTGAGCTTCTATGAGACCAATTTTAAAATGGGATAACATGCTCCATAAGGCATAAGTTCTAATATAATTACTAATCAGTGTTTCCTCATAGGAACCACCCACAAATTTGATCAATTACTCTTCGCGTTTTATCAGCAGACATAGATATATGCTGACTTATAGCATGGATTTCTGTTTTGTAGCAAAAGGTTCCTCTCCTAGTTCCTACTAATGAATGAGAAGGGGTCATTTGAGCGTATCTAGTATCTAAATAGATACTATGTTTACATATGGATCCCTACATTCCATTTAGGATTAGGAATAGATGGAATCAATTCAGACTTGCTTTTTATCTATCTCTCCTTATTTGGGACCCTATTCACCTCTCTGGACTTCTATTGAATCGAAAAAGACCATCTTCTAACTGCCAATCACAAAGAAGATCATCAAGCCTGGACAATTAAAAATGGATGATACTGATAGAAATGTCATATAATCCAGTAAAGTATAATGCCTAAGACTTACCCTCTTTCTATTCCACATCTAAAGTAGCAGTAGCTAATGAATTCTTGTTTAATGTCAGATTTGAAGAAAATCTTCATTTGTATTTGTGATCCTCAACATTCTTTCCTTTCCTCACATCAAGCTCCAGACTGAGTGAAGAGATCCAAGAGACAGTCACATCTAAGCAGACTACATCTTATGAAAGTGTTCAAACACTCTTATCAATGCAGTTCATACTAAGTAAAGTGGGTAACAGCCAGATAtgtatttgaacaagtaaagaAAACCTAAGATCTCAAATTGTTTTCAGACAATTGCGAAGTTTAAGACCGCGGTGATACCTTAACCGCCGACAAAGACGAGAACGACGACTGAGAAAGGAAAGTCCGGTGGTGTCGGTAGGAAATAGGAACGGCGAAGAAGATGAATCGTGTTCACAGTTCTGATTGATGATTCTACTTACAGCAGATGGTTGAATTGTTGGATTCTCGAAGACGAAAGAAGGTTAAAGCTGTATAGGTCTCTCTGTGGAGGTACAGGCGCTGCTGCTGCTGCGACTCAGAGTCTGCACGGGGTGGGATGAGGGTGGAATCGTCTCCACCATTCCTATATCTCACTTTCTCACTGTAAGTGAATAAGATGACGCCACGTTAACACACGGTTAGATCTCTGCCGTCCATTTCGattggaaatatatataataataagattacTCCATGGCCGGCTCCTGTGCTAGGATTACTCTACTTCTGAACtatcaaaaaggaagaagatgaagaaatgaagaagaagaagacatcaTCATTcaatatttgtcaaaataattttgactgaaaataaataataaaccaattttaattttttttatttgtataaaatatgtataattagtTAGTCAATTACACCTCCAATGTAGTCAACTTGTGTTGGTCATTATCTACAtcatttatttatgataatttacataatcttatatatttatatatatatatatattataaaaagtcATATTATTGGTAAAAAGAtattactaattaataaaaaaaatataaaaggtattttaaatttgtaattgattgatttaattGATCAAGGGATATGTGATAGAAgctatgaattatttaaatatcctTTACCTAACTAAGCTTAGAGCTTGTTGGATTAAATAAAtccgttttatttaaaaaaaagggcaaaattatataattgagaTTCATTATAGAGCCAATTAGaattttgaacattttcttCAAACCTTATCATTTGGGATTCTttattactaaaatataaaataaataaaataaaataaaatgaagttttgttttaacaattttaaataacattaatttattataaacgtgtcatttataaataaaaaaataaaaaattagaaattccACAGTCAATATCTTATTCGGCTGAAATtcgatagttaaattagtgatatgcatattttatttatttatttataaatgtaatgtagataataagttaatgaAGTTTACAACTTTTGAGATAAAACCTCGTttggtataattttaacaataaagaaCCCCAAATTGTGAAGTTTGAAAAAGACGTATGTAATCTTAATTGCTTCCTAATAATGAACcccaattaatatataataatgcttaatttgaatttgtttgatttgtcggttagagagatgtggttaatttagatatatgtgagagtaaatgaatacttgaatCAGATCGTGGGTTGATgcacccataaacttgaaacggttaaaaataaaattaaaaatgttatatgtatgtttcgaacttacaacataacaaaacaagtacaaccttttaaccaactaatctaATAAGactttgtttaatttaaatttacttGGTTTGtagagtcgagagttgtggttaatttggatataaatgtgagagtaaattgatatttgggttggATCGTGGGccgacccgtccataaacttgaaacggttaaaagtaaaattaaaatgctatatgtatgttttgaacttgcaacctaacaaaataagtacaatcttttaaccaactaagttagtaagactttatatttacagatgagatgagatgtcaATTGAGATTTAGTGGTTGTTTTGTCGGAAATGAGGAATAATTTACGAAGTTggtaacaaatgagatattaatggttaaaatacatgtgaatgagatgttgattggtCGAAATGTAAGAGTATGtgaagtcacgagattagaggttgaTTGTGATCGGTGAGTTATTTGTCGAGGGAATAAAAGAgacatgaaaaagtgtgagtcataagatgAAAGGTCAATTAAGGGATTGGTGTTGGTTTATTGAGGATAAGagatgtgtgaaagtgtgtgaggttacgagatgagatatcgattgagatttggtagTTGGTTTACCAAAGTGTGGGTAAAAAAAGAGGTCGCGGTAATATAAAAGAGGATggtaataaatgagatattagtggttaaaatatatatgaatgagatgttaattaatgaattgtaaaagtgtgtgaggtcacgagattaaagtTTGATAAAGATTTGTGTGAGTGGATAAAAAggaatatgaaaaagtgtgagtcacaagataaaaAATCGATTGGTGGTAAAAGAGGTCGCGATAAGggtaaaaaattatgatatgaGAGGTGGAATTTGTGGGAACAAGAGACAGATAATAAATGAGATATcgatggttaaaaataatattagtgaaattttgattgaccaatgtgaaaatgtgtgaactCACGATATTAGAGGTCaattaagattggtggttggtttgtcgagtgtgataaAATACATAGGAAAAATGTGATGTCTTGAtatgagaggttgattgagATTATTGGTTGATTTGACGAAAGATAATatgtgtgtgaggtcacgatatgagatGTGAATTgtgtgattggtggttggtttgtcgaagtGGTGGTAAAAAAGGTTGCGGTAATGGATAAGTGGTCGGTAAGAGAAAGTATGTaaggttggttataatgaaagagccaacCTGTTTAGTCTTAAAAACTAGGTTACTAAATTCTTGATGCATGCTAAGAAGAGAAAAATCacaatcagta
This is a stretch of genomic DNA from Impatiens glandulifera chromosome 4, dImpGla2.1, whole genome shotgun sequence. It encodes these proteins:
- the LOC124933935 gene encoding uncharacterized protein LOC124933935, with protein sequence MTHTGKEFFRRFIDSEMLIKNLGDWFEEIEERTGYGTPTFDAPFELIDLQKFDYALEGILFQQLIRMPSAVYASTSGAVEAAAFLAVEDFLHASVKGLWESFWNQDEPMPFYVTCLYNPNLRFYQAEKAIANGKLGGLSATAIMQNNSRHRRGKWDDIVEIALLRPDSGTIAVKDDTKPSLSLIGEALFFAFRILLARSLSQSNSHNSNSVFVLLIDSQYVSVVKIEGDMSKLDCDLNNVYESASEWIKNYAKIAISPFDKIWNKLGNANWGDIGALQVLFATFHCITQYVGSSKHSIDDLAAEHGSRIQERRLEKQLVDNTPENGTGLFQFQHNAISTEIVEVQEDSIQLVEPESLKRLEVGSVVWLEDSNWQKGYQIEEVLSDGEIPYYVASPMEDLGNSIFLYVASHPSQLEHAWEDMKLWYQVQRQTKMLTIMRQKGLSSKNLPQLSASGKIVHPGQCQKTSSGGHCNYPWCGTPVLAITPVGRTVSDMLRSNEFGPNEALRCFHDCLSALSVAATAGIRHGDIRPENIICIQSGSRLPYFVLIGWGHAVLEERDRPAMNLHFSSTYALQEGKLCSASDAESLVYLLFFACDGDLPDLDSVEGALQWRENSWSKRLIQQRLGDISAVLKAFADYVDSLCGTPYPIDYDIWLRRLRRHINDDDHGKEIVVSS